Proteins found in one Anopheles aquasalis chromosome 3, idAnoAquaMG_Q_19, whole genome shotgun sequence genomic segment:
- the LOC126577337 gene encoding methanethiol oxidase produces MSDKCKCGPGYATPLDAVRNGPVEQLLYVVCVQPNLDEEHGDYLATVDVDPASPTYCQVIHRTYTNSKGNELHHSGWNTCSSCHVVKDAGKPVPVRDRMVLPCLNSDRIFIVDTGSDPRAPKLVKVIEGEVLKSVNCTAPHTTHCLPNGNIMVSVMGDGEGNALGEFVEFDKNFELVGRWTRGERKAACGYDYWYQPYFNVMVASEWGAPKLFRRGFHPTDCDDPTQYGSRLNFYRWQERELFQTLELGEEGTTPLEIRFLHNPKENQGYVGCALHANVYRFYQKPGSSEYTAEKVIDVPAKTVANYGDAQIGGMMTDILISLDDRFLYFSNWLHGDVRQYDITDRANPRLTGQVFLGGAIQSDSKVRVLKDEELTEQPAPRFVKNRRLEGGPQMLQLSLDGKRLYVSSSLFSPWDKQFYPEMVRAGGTIVQLDVDVENGGMKVNENFLVDFAGEPYGPGLPHEMRYPGGDCTSDIWLVDE; encoded by the exons ATGAGTGACA AGTGCAAATGTGGTCCCGGTTATGCAACGCCACTGGATGCCGTTCGGAATGGTCCGGTGGAGCAGCTGCTGTACGTGGTCTGCGTACAACCGAACCTCGACGAGGAGCACGGTGACTATCTGGCGACGGTTGATGTGGATCCCGCCAGTCCAACTTACTGTCAG GTCATCCACCGTACGTACACGAACAGCAAAGGGAACGAGCTGCATCACAGTGGGTGGAACACTTGCTCGAGCTGTCACGTCGTGAAGGATGCTGGCAAACCGGTCCCGGTCAGAGATCGCATGGTACTGCCGTGTCTGAATTCGGATCGCATCTTCATCGTGGACACGGGAAGTGATCCGCGAGCACCGAAGTTGGTGAAAGTGATCGAAGGTGAGGTGCTGAAGTCGGTCAACTGTACGGCACCGCACACTACCCACTGTCTACCGAACGGGAACATTATGGTTTCGGTAATGGGTGATGGCGAAGGTAATGCACTCGGTGAGTTCGTGGAGTTTGATAAAAACTTCGAGCTCGTGGGCCGCTGGACTCGCGGGGAACGGAAGGCAGCTTGTGGGTACGATTACTGGTATCAACCGTACTTTAACGTGATGGTCGCTTCGGAATGGGGCGCACCGAAGCTGTTCCGTCGTGGATTCCATCCGACGGATTGTGACGATCCGACGCAGTACGGTAGCCGGTTGAACTTTTACCGCTGGCAGGAACGGGAACTCTTCCAAACGCTCGAGCTCGGTGAGGAGGGCACGACACCGCTCGAGATCCGGTTTCTGCACAACCCGAAGGAGAACCAAGGCTACGTCGGGTGTGCGCTGCATGCCAATGTGTACCGGTTCTACCAGAAGCCCGGATCGAGCGAGTACACGGCGGAGAAGGTGATCGATGTACCGGCCAAAACGGTCGCTAACTATGGCGATGCGCAGATCGGCGGAATGATGACGGACATTCTGATTTCGCTCGATGATCGCTTTCTGTACTTTAGCAATTGGTTGCATGGCGATGTGCGCCAGTATGATATCACCGATCGGGCTAATCCACGACTTACCGGGCAAGTGTTTCTCGGTGGAGCCATTCAGAGTGACTCGAAGGTACGTGTCTTGAAGGACGAAGAGTTGACGGAACAACCGGCACCGAGGTTCGTGAAAAATCGACGACTTGAGGGAGGACCTCAAATGTTGCAGCTGTCGCTCGATGGTAAGCGACTGTACGTTTCGTCCAGTTTGTTCTCTCCCTGGGATAAGCAGTTCTACCCGGAGATGGTACGAGCAGGCGGTACGATCGTGCAGTTGGATGTCGACGTGGAGAATGGGGGCATGAAGGTGAACGAAAACTTCCTGGTGGACTTTGCCGGGGAACCGTACGGACCGGGACTTCCCCATGAGATGCG GTACCCCGGTGGAGACTGCACCTCGGACATCTGGCTGGTGGATGAGTAG